The following nucleotide sequence is from Zingiber officinale cultivar Zhangliang chromosome 10A, Zo_v1.1, whole genome shotgun sequence.
ctcttaatcccaacttagagggcatcttacatatcataatttctatctcctttaacacgaaataagcatatcatatcatgcatcTTCCTTAACATGTCGTAACATATATTATCGAAGCTACTCATACTgtaggtgagagatacttacattttttcgctagatcttactattataaggtgtagggaagacaatcctcTCCCTTGCACGCTTTAATTCTCCAAGTCACCCTTCCTCGCGCGAACTACCTCCTTGGGAGAGACCCTCCccttagattctccccttgaaaaGCCTTAATACTTGgagccctagggttcttggccgaaacttaaaaggaggaaggagaaatttcggctagaggagaagaggaaaatgaaaattaggttttgatctcatccatccccttttatactaagtggaagttgaaacatTTTTTCACACATAATCTATAGATAATGAATTGTTTCACATTGCTCATGTGatactttaccaccacctaatagctacttaaaccaatcttaactaagaggtctcgggttcaaatcctagcccatGCCattcatgaatatatttttatttcttttctcttcttctatttctttttattcATTTTGGAGGAAATGAAATTTATGgatgttacaatccccataccttataaaaagttcatcctcaaactcaGAACAGTTGTGGATAATTCTGTTTCATATCATCCTCGTATTCCCATGTTGcttcttcatactgttgactttgccacaacacttttacTAACGATATCTCTTTCTTCCTCAACTTCTTAACTCCTTaatttattatctgaataggtcgactttcataactgaggtcctcaatcacttgatttgtatcgggaacatgcttcttcagcattgagacatggaatacattatggatggctgacatttcTTGATGTggttccagctcataagctactTTGCCAACCCTTCTGGTGATCAGGTATGGCCCCGCATAATGTGGACTCAACTTTCTCTTCTTTccaaaccgcatcactcctttcataggagccactttgaggaacactaaatccccaacctcaaattccagtGGTCTACggtgcacatccgcatagctcttctacCGGCTctaagcagtttctattctctggcgaatgttctgaatgACTTTGGTGGTGTCCACGATAAGATCTGTttggagtcccatttctttcttttcaccacattcataccaacagataggagatctacatctcctcccatatagagtctcgtagggtgtcattctgatagtagcttgatagctattattgtatgcgaattctgctaagcataggtattagcaccagctccctttgaaatctaaggcacaagcccgtagtaTATCCTCTAGaacttgatttactcgttctgtttgcCCATTAGTTTAGGATGAAATGCGGTGCTAAACCacagcttagtgccaagagctctttgaacacactcctagaagtgtgaagtaacgcgaccatctctatccgaaattatgatcttgggaactccatgcaatctgataacctctttcacatacaattgtgctaactgctcaatagagtaggatactctgatagctagaaaatgagtagacttggtcaatctgtccactattgcCCAAATAGCATCataaccatttgtggttctgggtagtcctactatgaagtccatagatatatcctcccacttccactctggaatctggataAGCTGCAGAATTCTGCCCGATCTCTGATGTTCTACTTTAACCcgttggcatgtcaggcaggtactgacatatcttgcagtatctcttttcattccagaccaccagaagcgttcctttaagtcttggtacatcttggtggaactaaGATGCATAGCGTAGTGtgttccatgggcttcatctagaattttctgtCGTAGTTCTTCGTGGTTAGGGACATAGAGgcgatcaccataatatagtatcccacagTCTGATACTTGGAACTtcccattttctccttcctgtattccctgcttgatcttctgaatattcgGATCTTCATCTTGCCCTTTTTGTATATCgtcaagcagggttgacactagtgtcaaagtggagagctaTCCGGTaacaatttcaagcccaaaatttactatttctttctgtAGAGGATGAAACATAGCAGATATAGACAATAACATtgcacaagatttcctacttagtgcatttGCCACTTTGtttgctttccctggatggtagaggattttacagtcatagtctttgactagctcaaaccatctccgctgtctcatgttcaggtctttctgagtgaagaaatacttcagactctggtgatctgtataaatcttgcactgagctccatataagtaatgcctcaaGACTTTGAGAGTGAAGACTACTGATACTAACTCAAAGTCttgagtgttggtgcggttaacactaacggtctaactcaggttttgatgaatgacaaaataggttaagttagtttcgttgttatctaacactctgaccgagtgtgcaggagaagtccagacaggtcgatgggctgacctgatgtctagcacgaagcccagctaggtcgacgggccgaccggatatctggcacgaagtccaaacgggtcgacgggcttactggacgtttgacacgaagtccagctaggtcgacgagctgactggatagttggcacgaaattCAGACGGGTCGAAAGACTGACCTGACatctgacaggtaagtaaaggtaagttactggaggggagtgactgtgaggatgcgttcccgggaagggaacttaggtgccgatccgacttagaaccattttggaactctaagtcgagatcttgactagattctgatctcggagagacggaatttaattaatactctttctgttacactatgaactgtgctaataatctattttgtAGGAGATATAAGtgtctcggactaacattttcttgcaggaaagaagttgctggaaatcaaggtccaggcgcccagaaggtacccgggcgcccggaggcaaagtttTATCCCTAACGTCACTGTGCCATGTGGAGTTCGCTGGTTGGCTAGGCTACAtcacttcagggcgccccgaaggaCTGCGGGCGccctgaacctcctatataaggagggccAAGGCTGGAGTTAGAACAAGAACTCACAATCTTATCTCTTGTGCTCCTGTGACgctgcaaagctccgacaacgcgctgttcttctagtttctttctttgtcggtattgttttatttttgccattagcattcttgtacttaaattgtaatcaaaccttcgaattgctagtgaattgcccatcgaaaatactcttgtgtgcgggccttggagtaggagtcgacacaagttccgaaccaagtaaatcgaactgTGTTACCATTGCTCTTTACTTTTCGCTTATACATTTTCTGCTGCGTAATTTCTCGATAAAGTTTaaaatcaatattcaccccccctctatcgattttcacgatccaacaatgagtaggatagtttttctcataatccttgagttgtcttaaggcataggcaatgactttgccattctgcatcagtatagctccgagtcccaatttagaagtaTTGTTGTAAATATCGAAGCCTTCGTTAGTctctggaagagtcaggattggagcactggtcagtctctttttcagttcagtgaaactcttctcacaatcctctgtccactcaaattttctgttctttctggtaagtatcGTCAATGGAGaagcgatccttgagaagttctctacgaatttcctgtagtagcctgctaacccaaggaaactcctgatttcactggcattcttgggtctattccagttactcacagcttctatttttgtcgggtctaccataacctcatccttggaaataatgtgacctaggaaggacacttgattgagctagaactcgcacttggaaaacttggcgtacagctggctCTGCTAAAGAATTTGTAATACTGtcctcagatgttcagcatgttcttcctgagttctggagtatataaggatatcgtctatgaagatGATTAGGAACTtgtccaaatatgctttgaatactctgttcatcagatccataaacgtagcaggagcattcatcattccaaaaggcataactacaaactcaaagtgcccatacctcgttcggaatgtCGTCTCCGGTACATCAtccgctttcactttcacttgatgatatccggaccgtaaatctatcttggaaaagactgtggctccctttaactgatcaaatagatcatcaattctgggcaggggatacctattcttgattgttactttattcagcgctcggtagtccacacacattcggatggacccgtctttcttctttacgaacaacaccggaACTCCCCAtagtgagtgactagggtgaataaaacccttatcaagtagctcctgtagttatccctgaagttctttcaattctgccgaagccatacggtagggtgcctttgagattggatgggtaccatggaggagttcaatctcaaattcaatttccctatccggagctaagCCTGACAACTCATCCGAAAACACTTCcgggtagtcacatatgactctaacttcctctagcttttagTCTCTTTCTTGCTGagtattaaccacatgagctagaaacccggcacatccatcggctaacattttctaagcttttatggccgataagaatttctgggttctcttctttgatcctctgatgaactcaaacttagactctgcctcgggttggaataggactcttcgcttacggcactcgatggaagcaccatacttgctcagaaagtccatcccaaaaataacatcataatcagacatgttcagcattatcaAGTCACTATACAGTTCTCTGCCTGAAATTTTGACTGACACAGCACGTAGctagtgcgtagatgtcattatctctctcgAGGGTAGTGTCGTTAATAATTATCCGCGTAGGAcctccgggggtatacctattctcAATCTGTAtgggcttctgctgcttgatgttgttcaggtaatactccgtgatcagggcactactaatcagctcttctgcggtctgcggtctatttaTTCCGtcagctacattcagagctatctctggcctcaacatcttgagcattagccttaccctttctcgttctgtgctgaccagttcagggcatagacgagccagcctattgaatttcttcacggcttcgtcCATTGATAAATTTCCTTGTCGAAATtccgtgaactcgtcataatgtttattcgtgactcgcatatggaagaactcttcgaagaactcggtctcaaagtcagaccaggtcatttgatccactttttgttttgccttgacccgttcccaccacattcttgcatcaccaataaggcagaaggaggcacactttatcttttctacctccggccactccagtagctccattacactctccagggttttgaatcatgcctgagcatcccatggttcattggtgccagagaaattctTTGGTTTCAGTTTCTTTCATTGGATGTGGTACgcttcttgcctcactaccttTGCTGGGGCTACAGGAGTTACTGATGGGACTTCGGTTGTAATAGGTGCCACCATATTGGCTTCCGGTGGGACTACCGGAGAAGCTTGCTGATTAGCAGTCAGGGTGGGAATAACCTGCTGCTGCTTCGCCAATTGTCTTTGCAGCTGAGCTACTACTTCTAGAAAGTTGGGCTGGGGTGCAGACTCATTATccactggttgaggttcattaactctcgaCGATCTAGCTTGTTGTCCTCTAGCTATACTACATATCATAAACCAAACTAGTGGGACATACATCAGCCCATCCTCATTCCTACTTACTATCATCACTACTTTCATATataagcatgctaaatcttaacaagcatttcttactaatcataacggaactagatgcataaaagttatgaaaacggtactttcttacttggaagctgcagaatCAATGCTTGAGGTGTGTGACGGAAGGATAGAACTTGCTCTtataccaaactgtaacgtccGCCCTTCTAATAACCTTAACTTACAGGACAATTGGACAGACGTTACCCTTTCtgtatatctaaattttttttttggcattCTTACTCATTATGTACGGTTCAGCCTGTAGGTCTACTTTCATTTGTTTGACTGATAGGACATTACTTGGAGCCAAGCAAAGCTGCACTGCCGTGTAAATCCACACGGTCGCGTCCCCTTGGCTGAGAAAGagaagtgcatggccgtgtgaatccatacGGCCGTGCCCCCTTGGCCGAGGGGAagaagtgcacgaccgtgtgaatccacacgaccgtgtcaccttgacagagaggaaggggtgcacgaccgtgtgaatccacatggacGTGCCACCTTGGGCCtagaagaagaggtgcacggccgtgtgaatccacacggtggTGTCACCTTGACAGAGAGGaaggggtgcacggccgtgtgaatccacacggccgtgtcaccttggaccgagaagaagaagtgcacgaccgtgtgaatccacacgaccgtgtcgccTTAGCTGAGAGCAGGGGTAGGGGACCGTGTGAGTCCGCACGCCCGTGACACGGGTCGTGCGGAGGTCACCCCCTTGCTCCATAAGAGAGGTTGTTCTCCCCTGAGTACTCATCCTTGGCTTACCCTTCTATCCCATTACTTGAGGAGGAGTCTTTGATACACCAATTACTACCAAACTGTAAATTCATCATAATAACCATTACTAGTGTTTCAGGTGgagcaaaaataaagaaatacattAGCACCAAGGTTTAACATAGCCAATTCCAAGATCTTCTTCCACTGTTCCGTCGCACGCACACACAaaacactgctcctgctgcctcctcctactcgagctttcctttacctttatctgtggtataaggaaatataaatctataagcgaatgcttagtaagtaccatctactcacaaaacgatgCATTTAAAGAGAacatgttttcttttaaaaactgaTTGCGGAAAGCACAAAACTTACACTTGACCGTAATCCATGCTAAAACGCATAAATCAGAATTAGATACAcgacatgcatttttaaatagattgATTATGCAAAACATCAACTCAAATCATGCTAGTAATATAAAGAAAACAgaaatcttggcatattatagagttcatcaatgctacCCTTTTAACTCAAGTTCTCGAACTTAGGAAGCTTCCACTAAGACaaccaatgaattttgaaatctttatattacataactagtgaaaataataaacaacttGCTTTggacccgacattgtaccactttgcgcgcatcttTAATAAggtccgaggtagctaatctcgaacccattaaggtactactaggcgatataggagcctaggggcgatctagaagcccacccatggaccttgtgtccagtacatgcctttcaaaagtaaaatactttcttttaattattaatttcttgtacttgcacttgcttatCATTTAAACAaataccttatgtgcgcttagTTCCCCTACACTTATAGGGAAACACTTTAgacacttgattatacttcttagtctcAAAACTcaatgggaagaaaatcaagatgatctaaacatgctcttaatcccaacttagagggtgtcttacatatcatagtatctatcaggtgagagatacttacatcttttcgctagatcttactattataaggtgtagggaagacaatcctcTCCCTTGCACGCTTTAATTCTCCAAGCCACCCTTCCTCGCGCGAACTACCTCCTTGGGAGAGACCCTCCCCTTAGATTCTCCCTTTGAAAAGCCTTAAGACTTGgagccctagggttcttggccgaaacttgaaaggaggaaggagaaatttcggctagaggagaagaggaaaatgaaaattaggttttgatctcatccatccccttttatactaagtggaagttgaaacatctcttcacacataatctacatataatgaattatttTACATTgttcatgtgatgctttaccaccacctaatgactACTTAAATCAATCTTCATTTTGGGTTCAAATTTTAGCTCGGGTCATTCatgaatattttttatttcttttctcttcttctatttctttttgttcGTTTTGGAGGAAGGGAAATTTATGAGTGTTACAGTGTGtgagagaaaaaaatgaggaTATTGTATATTTGGAGGAATGCGAGTATTttgagaaaatatatattttttttatttaaaaaatttaatagatttataAAAGAAGTATTAAAATTTTTATCCATCTCaaatataaatagagaataaaaggaagaaagaagaagtagagagtgaagaaaattactgaatgaataaaaaataaagtattgattatGTATTTATAGattcttttaaataaaaaattaaaattttattgtgAAAAGCAGCTAATAAATTAACCATTGTGTAACGATTAATTTAGGTAAGCGTTGTGCAACAATTTCATTTGTTTTTCTTATAAATattcaaaaaataaattattttaataatttttaaaaattgaagaTTCTCTATAACACCAAAAGTAGATGGAATCCTCTGATACGTAAATTATGGACCAGAGGATGATTCATTATTTGTGATTGATAAATTAAGATGAACCTCATCTATTTAcatgataaaatttattaaaataaattaatttataaaatagttgATTTTTAGTCCATAAATTACGGAATAAAAAATTCATAGTCCACAAAGGAGTCCTTAGCATCCACGTCCCAATGTGGATGCTCTTAACTAACTCGTCACGTCTTATCGGATTTTCGAAGGTATACAGCCGTAAAATATTCATGGCCAAGTTGGAAACCAGATCCGATTCGCTAAGCAAACTAGTGTGCCTCTTCGGcaataaaaaaaacaaagcacCGCCTCAACCTTCCCTTGCGACTTCTGCGAAGCGCATCGCCTCAAGCTTTCTGCTCTATCACTTGGCATCATCGCCCGCAGCATCGACCCTGGGAATCCTAGCTTCACCCGCTCAGGTCTGTTTCCCCGGCGCTCCCTCCTATCTACTACTTCTGGTGCCCGGTTCCTTCTCAGTCGGCGCTTGTGGGCCTTTAGATTCATTGAATTTTCTGGTCGTTTGCTAGCTTGCCGAGTATTGAGCGGAGTCTAGTTACATCTTGAGTTTGTGAGATCTATTAGAGGTTTCTGTTTCTGCATTTAGGAAGGTTTCTCTTTGCTTTCGCCGCttttctggatctagggtttcgcCGCCCACACCCGGTTTTTTAGGGTTTTCTTGGCTCCTTGCTTATGGCAGCTGGTCGACATAGTAGGTACCGTGATCACGAGTTCAGGGATCGCGACGCGGATGTGAAGCCCTCTGGGAGGAAGGATTATTACCGCGATCGACTACGTGACGGTGGTCTCGATAAGGACCGGGATCACCCGTACCGTGATTTGCGTGATAAGATTGGAGTTGCGCAAAGAAACCTCAAGAGTAGGGAAGTGATTAATGATTCCTATCGCCCTCCTCTTTCGAGCAACTTCAGTGGGGGAAGCAAGAGTAGTCAGAAAATAAACCACCTCTCTGGTAAAGACGTGGATCGCGAGACTGGGGAGTTGTCCAGTGGCAGCGGATCAGATGATATTGAAGCACCTATTTCAAAGATAAGGGAGAATGAAATTAATATTCATGAGAATGGGAACTCATCCATGGATAGCAGGAAGAGAAAATTCTCTCCTATCATTTGGGATAGGAATGATGGTAAGCGAGTAACTGTTGCCAATTCCAGCAGTAAGAGCTCCAAGATTGAGAATCATACACTGCCTCCACCGCCTCCACGGCCCCTGGGCTTCATTCCACAGCATTGTATTGATTCAGTTCAACCATCTGGTAGTCATGCGTCACCTTCAGATGCAGATATCTCTGTTGATTCACCTCCAGCACTCTTAGCAAGTAATAATCAGGAGGCAAAGTTGTTGGATGATTTTGAAGATGAACCTGCTCCTGCTTGGAGTATTTCGATCTCCAGATGGGCAGACGGGAATAGTGCTGTCAATGACGGGGATGAAAGTTTGAACACGGTCATGGTGCCCAAAATGAAAAAGAGTACCCCATTATCTTCTGGTTCATCAGGGCAGCATTTGCATATGAAAGTGGATAGTCCTGAGCCAGGTGAGGTTATCATTTCAGAAAATTCTAGAGTGGAATTTTCTAAATCTTATTCAAGAGAGGATGAATATGATGATATAGATGCTGAGTTGGATAGGAACAATCATCTGAACATTGATGGTGTTGAGTCTAGTACAAGTGATCAGCTTTCTGATACCAACTCCGAGGAAGAAGATGGTAGGTCCAAGACACCAGAACCAGCACAACCACCAAAAAGATCTATAAACATGCTGCAAGGTTGTAGAAGTGTTGATGAGTTTGAGAAACTGAATAAAATAGATGAAGGTACCTATGGGGTTGTCTATAGAGCAAAGGATAAAAAGACGGGGGAGATTGTGGcattaaaaaaagttaaaatgGCAAAGGAAAAGGAGGGTTTTCCTCTTACCTCGCTTCGGGAGATAAACATTTTGTTGTCTTTTCATCATCCTTCAATTGTGGACGTTAAGGAAGTTGTAGTAGGTAACAGTGTTGACAAGATTTTTATGGTTATGGAGTATATGGAACATGATTTGAAAGCATTGATGGAAACTATGAAACAACCCTTTAGTCAGAGTGAGGTAAAATGCTTGATGTTGCAGCTGTTTTCAGGTGTCAAGTATCTTCATGACAACTGGGTGCTACATAGGTATTCTAATTTCTACCTTTATAATGTTGTAGATATATTCCTCTCAATTACTAGTGATATACTCTTTGCATAAAGTTCAATGGGAGGATGGAGATAAAATCCATGTAGCTAAGCCCAAAATAGTTGGGACAAATGATGAAGAATATTTCTTTCTATTTGTCATTTAATGTATGAGTTATCCTTCAGGGATTTGAAGACATCAAATATTCTTTTGAACAATCGTGGAGAGTTAAAGATATGCGACTTTGGTTTGTCTCGCCAGTATGGAAGTCCATTGAAACCGTACACTCCCTTGGTCGTTACATTATGGTACAGGTATGTTGCACTTGATCTTTATACTCTGCTCTTGTTTATACCTTGATCATctggttcatttttttttttgtgtgtgtttgtgtgtgtgtgtgtgtgtgtgtgtgtgtgtgtgatatTATTCTCTGTCTGTGTAATCAGACAACACCATTGCTTTTAATCAGTGTATTTCTGAATCCTGATGCCCTTAACCGTTTGTTGTGATAGGGCGCCTGAACTTCTACTGGGAGCTAAAGAATATTCTACTGCAATTGACATGTGGTCTTTAGGGTGCATAATGGCAGAGCTTCTATCAAAGGAGCCACTATTCTGTGGGAAATCTGAGCGCGATCAACTTGACAAGGTTTATCTTCAAAACAATCTTCTACAGTTAACTTTATGTTTATCTCCTTTAATATAGTCTTTATTACAGATGTTCAGGACACTTGGTACCCCTACTGAAAGCATATGGCCTGGATTTGCTAAATTACCTGGTGTTAAAGTAAACTTTGTCAAGCAACCGTAAGTATTGAGTCTCTAATCCTGTATTTGTTTCACTATTGCATGAATCTTGAAAATCTGTGCCTTTGTTTAGGTCATTTTGACACCATTCTTCCCAAGGCCTAGAGCTATGGTTGATTATGCCTAAGTTTGATGGCTTGCTTTGGTGGCTCTCAATTAGGTGAAATGTTCTTTATTATTTTAGTTAATTCACcaaattatttcttttttcagGTATAATAAACTGCGTGAAAAGTTTCCTCCCACATCTTTTATTGGTGGTCCAACCCTCTCTGAAGCtggttttgatttattaaacagACTTTTGACATACAACCCTGATAAGGTATATCCCTAAAAAACATGACATCATGGCAATTCTAATACTGAATGTTATTACTATTCATTTTGCAATATTAACTTGTCTACTTGTAAATGCAGCGAATAACTGCAGAATCTGCTCTAAATCATCCCTGGTTCCAGGAGGTTCCTTTACCAAAGTCAAAAGAATTTATGCCTACTTT
It contains:
- the LOC122026208 gene encoding cyclin-dependent kinase G-2-like, with the protein product MAAGRHSRYRDHEFRDRDADVKPSGRKDYYRDRLRDGGLDKDRDHPYRDLRDKIGVAQRNLKSREVINDSYRPPLSSNFSGGSKSSQKINHLSGKDVDRETGELSSGSGSDDIEAPISKIRENEINIHENGNSSMDSRKRKFSPIIWDRNDGKRVTVANSSSKSSKIENHTLPPPPPRPLGFIPQHCIDSVQPSGSHASPSDADISVDSPPALLASNNQEAKLLDDFEDEPAPAWSISISRWADGNSAVNDGDESLNTVMVPKMKKSTPLSSGSSGQHLHMKVDSPEPGEVIISENSRVEFSKSYSREDEYDDIDAELDRNNHLNIDGVESSTSDQLSDTNSEEEDGRSKTPEPAQPPKRSINMLQGCRSVDEFEKLNKIDEGTYGVVYRAKDKKTGEIVALKKVKMAKEKEGFPLTSLREINILLSFHHPSIVDVKEVVVGNSVDKIFMVMEYMEHDLKALMETMKQPFSQSEVKCLMLQLFSGVKYLHDNWVLHRDLKTSNILLNNRGELKICDFGLSRQYGSPLKPYTPLVVTLWYRAPELLLGAKEYSTAIDMWSLGCIMAELLSKEPLFCGKSERDQLDKMFRTLGTPTESIWPGFAKLPGVKVNFVKQPYNKLREKFPPTSFIGGPTLSEAGFDLLNRLLTYNPDKRITAESALNHPWFQEVPLPKSKEFMPTFPAQHAQDRRQRRIMKSPDPLAEQRKELQQGDLGLSTLFG